TGACCAGACTCTTCCTTACTACGCTGCCGTGTCCACGGTGGCCGCTCTGCTAACACACCAGGTCAGTATAGTTCAGTATAGTCAAGATTTTATCACCAGCTAGCTTTGTGTGATCTGTATGTTGAAATAAAAGTACATACTATAAGAAAAGTTTTTCAAGCTTTATTCAAAGTTAACGAATGGCTTTCTTATTGCGATTCAGATATATTCTTTGGACATCAACAAGCCTGAGGATTGCTGGAAGAAATTTGTCTCCAATCGTAATCTAGGACTACTGTTGCTCTTCGGAATAGTTGTTGGAAATTTTTGGAAGAAACGAAATGACAGTCAGTATGACACCCAGTTAAACGCCATTACAAATGGACAGTAATGGTTAATTAAAGGTTAATATACATTACTATTTATACTACGATTTTCTTTCTATGGTAATAAATGTAAAAAGCAGAGAGGTTcctttaaaacatttattaaatttCTACAAACAGTCTATGTAATAATTCCTTAAATAATTAGAAAAGGTTACATCTGTAAAAATTAAATGTGAACATTTCGAACAGTACCAGTAAGTTTTTTTTCTACATACAGTCAAAAGAAAATTCgtacatttaaaacattcatacatgtaataaacaaatataaaaacaaaaacctaTACAAGATCACTAAATCAGAATGAAAAACTGATTTAATTTTTATTAGTAGTGGAACAGCACTAAAGTGAGGGCAGAGATGCCAGGGCAGCTATTTGTACCGTGTGTGAAATGAGGCACCAAGACCACAAACGTAGAGGATTAATCCAAAGGAGAACTGATACCAACTGGAGATGCATCATTTGGAAGACTGTGATGGTGAGATGTTGCGAGCAGGTGGTCATGAAGATGCTCGCTCCTCATATGGAGATTCGTAGACCTCCATGGGGGGACAAGTGCAAACGAGGTGCTGGTCACCATAGATATCATCGATCCTTGAAATTGTGGGCCAGAATTTGGTCTCGGGTCTCACAAAAGGCTGGATTAAAATTAAAAGAAGTTGGTGAGCAAACATAACATTTACCGTTGTAACTGTTATTGTACTGTTGCAATAGGGGCAAATATGCATGTAGACTTGATCTGCAACTCGTGTGTTGATATTACGAGGCATGTCTAAAGACATGAAGCACATACCATGGGGAAAGCAGCAAACTCCCTGGAGTAGGGTCTGTCCCATGTGGATGAAGCAATGCACGCCAGTGAATGAGGGGCCATCTGCACAAGAAGACTTGGATCAGGATGCTGAATTGAGCTGACCATCAGGCAGCCTTCTTATAATAAAATGTCTTTATTGTAGAGTTCGACAAATCACAATGTTTCTCATCGGCCAGTTATCCGATTGGCTACCTTTAGCGGGTTAACCCTGGAGTCCATCCGGCCCTCTTCGACGTCTGCGATCTCCTGTCGAATGGCCATCAGGGAGTCACAGAAGCGATCCAGCTCGCCCTTGTCCTCAGACTCTGTAGGCTCGATCATCAGCGTTCCAGCCACGGGCCACGACATGGTGGGAGCATGGAAGCCTGGTGAAGGTTTCAGAGATGAGTTCTGCACCACTGTTTTTTGGGATGGGTAGGTAGAGGCAGGGGTGTACAGGCAGGGTTTGTGAGAAAGCGTTTTTACCGTAATCCTGTAGTCTTTTTGCAACGTCCACTGCCTCGATGTTGGCAGTTTTTTTAAATGGCCGAACATCCAAAATAAATTCATGTGCAACGAACCCTGTAAAATGAAATTTTCAGAACAAAACCCACCAACATTATGAATCATTTACATCAATGTAACATCATTGCTATTTACCTTTAGATCCCCTGAAGAGGATCTTGTAATGATTCTCCAGTCTCTTGGCCATGTAGTTTGCATTAAGGATTGCTACTTCTGTTGCATGTCTTAGCCCCTTTGAACCCATCATCTAAATAAAGAGGGCATTAGATGTTAATCAGTCAACTCTACAGCACTGATTCAGCATTGTGTTCTGTTATGTCATTACCTTTATGTAGGCCCAAGAGATGGGCAAGATGGCGCTAGACCCCCAGGGGGCAGCACTGATTGTACCCAGAGAGCTAACTGTATTGCTGGACTGCATGTTCACCACTGGATGGCTTGGTAGGAATGGAGCAAGGTGTTGTTTCCTGGAACAGAAACGTCAAAACACTGCATCTTTAAAATCAGAGTGGAAAACTTGAGGAAACCCTTCAGCAAAACTGATTTAGCCATCCGACTATGGACCACAGTACAACATTACGTCCCACACATGATTAATTGTACATAAGGAAAGCTAAACACTTACACGCCAATGGGCCCCATCCCTGGACCCCCACCCCCATGGGGTATACAGAAGGTTTTGTGAAGATTCAAGTGAGAAACATCTGAGCCGTAATCACCTGGCCGACACAGGCCCACCTGTTGTGTTAAAACATAACATAACGTAGTTATTGGATGTGCTGAAGCAGGTGAGATGGAGATCGGGCTGATTGCACTGCCCAAGTCACCTGAGCATTCATGTTGGCCCCGTCCAGATAGACCTGTCCGCCATTTTGGTGAATCAGGTCGCACACTTCGCTCACGTTCTCTTCAAACACGCCATTGGTTGAAGGGTATGTGATCATAATGGCTGCCAGGTTTGCCTTGTGTTTGTCAACCTGGGAAGAATAACATTGAAGAGAGACACTCAAAGGTAAATACCTTGCAACCCACTTAAAGATCTCTCGAGTTTTTGCTCAAAGAATTGAATGCCGGCATTTATTCTGAAACCTCAAATGATGTAAATGTCCCATAAGAGGGTAATGAGGTTTTTTGTCTGCTGTAAATGCACTTTGACCATGACAATTAGTATCAGAACACCAGACACTTAAATGTCATAATAATCTGTACCATTGCTTTCAGGTGAGCCATATcaatgctgccatctttgtCCACTTCCACCACCTGGACTTTCATTCCAGCCATCTGAGCGCTGGCTGGGTTCGTCCCATGAGCCGACTTAGGAATCAGACACACCTGGGACAGCATAGGCAGTTTCAGCACCACATAGTGGCAGATTTGTTGAATCATAATTTACATGAACTATGAACACTGCTGGATGGTTCAAGATCAAATATGCCACTGGTGACAGGTAACTGGTAACAGTGTGTACATTTCTTATTCTATAAATTTATTTTCAAAAGATATTTACAGTTTGAAATAAGGTaataaaatgcatgtgtaaaatGCATTACCACCATATTGCAATGCCAGTGTATTTTTAGTAGATGTAATACAGGGCTTGTTTGGCttgcttatatttttgcatGTTTGTACAGTTTTGTGCTGATTCTCATAAACATTATAAAAAATGGCCTTCAATCATACACTAGGAACATTCTGTACAGAGTTAACGGGCCAGAGAAACCGGTTCATGTTTGTGAATCAACAAATGGCTTTTCCAAATATGGAGAGGGTGCAGTCAAGTGAAAAGCACCACCCACGTGGGAAAAGTGTAGTTGTGTTCTATACCTTATTATCTCAACCATGGCAGTTTGGACCTTGACTGTGTCAGGAGCCCGGTTGCCTATCTAAGATGTGCTTACAGGAGAGTAAAGGATTACCTTGGCTGTCTTGAGGTGCCCACCCCCGTCCTAACCCCAGCTCCTGTATGCCACTTTTGCTGCTGTATTTTAAAAGACACCATCCTCCTACCACCCGAATCACACCGTCCCCAAGGAGCACGGATCTCACTCCCAAAACAGAACACGTCTTCCAGTTGAAATCCCATGTTCCATGAAATCCCAAAGAGCCTCGCTAGCCGGAGAATTCGCTCGTCACGTTCTAATCTTACTGAGCTGCTAATCAACCAGCAGGTCTGATAGCAGGAACCATTCATTTATTCCTTTCCATTGGCTGCTGAGTAGTTCAACTGTCCTTATCTCTTTCTCCTATGTGCTCAAACAGGCCTTCTGATAATTGCTAGAAGCAAGACATGCAATCTTCTGTGAAGAGTTTATCTCAACTTGGCCTCTTCCATCTAGTCACATCTGAGCTACTCTGTCGACTGATTAATACAAGTTGCCCCTTGGTTTTAAttagtttgttttgtttgcagaGAGCTTGGGGACTCACTGTTCTGTGGGACTCTCCTTTGGAGTTCAGATAGGCTTTGATTGCAGCCAGGCCGGCGTACTCGCCCTGAGCACCGCTGAAAGGCAAAGACGAACCGTCATTGTCGCTGGCACCAGCCCCAACGTTTGCCTCAGCAAATTGCAGTTCAAAGATTACAAGGGACTTCAGGAGGGGAGCAGCTTCTCTCAAGAGGATCGAGTggacagcagtgacactgtacTATTACATAACCAAACTTCTACAGGATATTAATTGAAGCAGACAGTTTGAGTTATCTAAGCAGGTTTATAAAACATTAACAGCCTTTTTGGGCTTACATGTATACCGGAAGAATGACCTTCCTGTTGATATTCATTAGGACAGTATTAAGGTAATATGTAACTTGCTGTTGTGAAACTTTGTAGTTATTCTCTTCAGGATCAGAACAGCTTCAATTTCTCAATAAATTAACTGTGTGATCTCTGTCTAATGAAGTTGCAATTTCTATACTGGCAATTAGACTGAAAATTTGCATTTTTCTGTCATAGTATATGGACAATTTTTTCAGTCGATGTAGGACTCGCCTATTTGGTTGAAAGGAGATCTTATCATATCCTGTGACTTCACAAAGATCCCTCTCCAGCTGTCGGAAGAGCTGTTGATAACCCTCAGCTTGGTCCAGCGGCACGAAGGGGTGGATGTTAGCAAACTCACGCCAGGTGATTGGCTGTCGGAGAAGGGGGGGGGAAAGCATTCCTTTGAATGGATTGGTTGAGCGAGGCTCAATAAACAGGCATGAGCAGTGAAAACGTGAATGGATTGGTCATTTGGAGACAGAGTGTGGGGTAGGGCTCTACATTCCAAAGCGCATCGGGAGTAAGGTCTTGGTGACGGCACACATTCTTACATTTGACCCATCGATAACCCTGACAACAATCACAGAGTGGGAGGGAAGAAGCAACTTCTCACCATGAGTTCTGAGGAGCTGTTCAGCTTCATTGTGCAGGACCCCTACGTTCAAGGGCAGATTTTAGTGCACTGCTCATAATGAAGATGTAAGAGATTCAGGATCAGTCTGTGCGTTCCTTACCAAAGGAATCATGCTGTGAACAAGGGAAATGTCCTTATTTTCCAGTCTCTTCATATACCGCACTATGTTGGTCTCCGAATGATAACTGTGGCACGAAGAGCAAATTATTACTTTTGCACAAACAAATCCAATCTCTTGTCCAGTCTATTATTACATAAACTGTCTTACAAAAAGCTGAAATTGCATTCCAATTGGTGGCATGACAACTGCATCAAAATCAAGTAATTATAATTACTGTTTTGTTTCCGTAAGTTCCATATGTCCAGTTAATATTTTGTAAACATTATGATGTCATGGAAATTACCGAACAAAGAAGGTCATTGGGAAGTCATTCTATTTAGCGCCCATGACTATcggtatatatataatagtaaTAGTTAAATGTAAAACTTATTTGGTtagaaatgttaaaaaaaatagtCATATTCTTGTCTGCAATAAAAGGAATGAGTACATGGATTTTGAACATGCTGAGATTTAACCTCTTATAACCCCTTGTACTGAAATAGCATGCAAgattagataaaaaaaaaaaagcactggCGCTATTTTGCTAATACCAAGAACATCAGATACTGATCAATTATTTCCTCGCGTCACAGAAGGCCAACACCTCCCAGTTTTGCATGCAATACTCAATGGGCAGATACAGCTCAGTGCAGCATCCCATGTGAGTCCTTAAGGCGCCGTGACGGACCTGTTGAACACAGGGTGGGTGAGGAACTTGCTGGTCCTCTTGAAAGGACCTGCCAGCAGCCCTTTTGTTCTCTCACTCATCTTCTCAGCAAGGAGCTCCTGAACCAAAAACCAAACCAAGAAAAGCTCAAAACGTCATCAGGTCTGGTTAGCACATCATTATGATTTTGCATTTTAGGATTATTATGGTCACACTTACAGCAGAGGATTCGCATCCAAAGATCCAGAGCAGATCGTCCAAGTCTCTCTCTGTAATGGTCTCATCCAAAGACACTCCAAGCTGTAACCATTCACACAGTAGTTTTTATGGCTGGCCTGGTCAAGATCTTTCAAGGTCGATCTTATTAAAAGTCTTATTTATAGTCCTATACAAGAATTGATATGACACTGAATATTTGTTTCTGAAGAGGACCCACCACTCCTTCAGAGTAGACGCGGAGGTTGACCTCACGCTGAACTGCCTTCTCCAGTATGTCTTT
The genomic region above belongs to Brachyhypopomus gauderio isolate BG-103 chromosome 3, BGAUD_0.2, whole genome shotgun sequence and contains:
- the gldc gene encoding glycine dehydrogenase (decarboxylating), mitochondrial translates to MQNCAKSWGFITRTVNARVHYKNLHGKSNIFVKLYNQPKSLKLSANIRGVRTSAVWGTRKIERILPRHDDFSERHIGPGDKEKREMLNTLGVGSISELIENTIPSSIRLQRSLKMDDPVCENEILESLQKIASKNKLWRSYIGMGYYNCSVPPVIQRNLLENSGWVTQYTPYQPEVSQGRLESLLNYQTMVCDITGMAVANASLLDEGTAAAEAMQLCHRQNKRRTFYIDPRCHPQTIAVVQTRANYIGVKTVLKLPHEMEFSGNDVSGVLFQYPDTEGRVEDFSSLVDRAHKGGALACCATDLLALCILRPPGEFGVDIALGSSQRFGVPLCYGGPHAAFFSVKENLVRMMPGRMVGVTRDAAGKEVYRLALQTREQHIRRDKATSNICTAQALLANMAVMYALYHGPQGLRHIAERIHNAALILAEGLIRAGHKLQHDTFFDTLKIHCGVAAKDILEKAVQREVNLRVYSEGVLGVSLDETITERDLDDLLWIFGCESSAELLAEKMSERTKGLLAGPFKRTSKFLTHPVFNSYHSETNIVRYMKRLENKDISLVHSMIPLGSCTMKLNSSSELMPITWREFANIHPFVPLDQAEGYQQLFRQLERDLCEVTGYDKISFQPNSGAQGEYAGLAAIKAYLNSKGESHRTVCLIPKSAHGTNPASAQMAGMKVQVVEVDKDGSIDMAHLKAMVDKHKANLAAIMITYPSTNGVFEENVSEVCDLIHQNGGQVYLDGANMNAQVGLCRPGDYGSDVSHLNLHKTFCIPHGGGGPGMGPIGVKQHLAPFLPSHPVVNMQSSNTVSSLGTISAAPWGSSAILPISWAYIKMMGSKGLRHATEVAILNANYMAKRLENHYKILFRGSKGFVAHEFILDVRPFKKTANIEAVDVAKRLQDYGFHAPTMSWPVAGTLMIEPTESEDKGELDRFCDSLMAIRQEIADVEEGRMDSRVNPLKMAPHSLACIASSTWDRPYSREFAAFPMPFVRPETKFWPTISRIDDIYGDQHLVCTCPPMEVYESPYEERASS